A window of Nitrospinaceae bacterium genomic DNA:
AGAGAAGGATTTGCATGCTCACGCGAAGATGATCGGCCTCGATGAGGTGAAGTTCATGGCGTGTCTGAATGGCGGAGGGAAAAAAGCGGGAGTACGCGAGGACATCGCCGAAGCGGTCAAAGCGGGTATTCGCGGGACCCCGACATTTCTCATTGGCCTGACGGAGCCGGGAAAATCCACGGTGAAGACGGTCAGGAGAATACGCGGGGCGCAACCCTACCCGCGCTTTAAGGCCATAATCGACCAACTGTTGGCATCAAAAAAGAAAAAATAATCACACATATTAATGGTGAATATTTAAATAAATGAAGGTTTTCTAAGGCGGGGGAGTGTCGAAAGGAGCAAATGTATCCCGGTCAGTTCTATGACATCATCTTTTGGGACGTTTTGGACCGCGACCGCGGAAAGAATGTATGAACTTGGTTACAGCGGTTTTCTCGTAACTCGGCAGCGTGAGGCGCTTAGTCCAGGCTGTGAGGACAATCGATTTGCCGAGTCCAGGTTTTCGCGTCACGATCACGCCGGACCAAGGATTC
This region includes:
- a CDS encoding thioredoxin domain-containing protein; translated protein: EKDLHAHAKMIGLDEVKFMACLNGGGKKAGVREDIAEAVKAGIRGTPTFLIGLTEPGKSTVKTVRRIRGAQPYPRFKAIIDQLLASKKKK